A single Cannabis sativa cultivar Pink pepper isolate KNU-18-1 chromosome 7, ASM2916894v1, whole genome shotgun sequence DNA region contains:
- the LOC115696879 gene encoding photosystem II reaction center W protein, chloroplastic, translating into MASFTASAPTSSVLRASLLHKPSLGIQSSPVLALPTMAKGGKVRCSMEKSESKQKMGMGASLMAAAMAATVSSPAMALVDERLSTEGTGLPFGLSNNLLGWILLGVFGLIWANYFIYTSTLDEDEESGLSL; encoded by the exons ATGGCAAGCTTCACCGCTAGTGCTCCAACCTCTTCAGTCCTCCGGGCATCCCTTCTCCACAAACCATCCTTGGGGATCCAATCCTCACCTGTTCTTG CACTTCCCACAATGGCGAAGGGAGGAAAAGTGAGGTGTTCAATGGAGAAATCTGAAAGCAAGCAAAAGATGGGTATGGGAGCTTCTTTAATGGCTGCAGCTATGGCAGCAACGGTGTCTAGTCCAGCTATGGCTTTGGTGGATGAGAGATTGAGCACAGAAGGTACTGGGCTTCCGTTTGGGCTGAGCAACAACCTTCTTGGTTGGATCCTTCTTGGTGTGTTTGGTCTCATCTGGGCTAACTACTTTATCTACACTTCCACTCTTGATGAAGATGAGGAATCTGGATTGTCTCTCTGA
- the LOC115696878 gene encoding probable galacturonosyltransferase 6, with protein sequence MKQFRRCQRILILSLLSLSVLAPVFFVSHRLKNLASVGRKEFIEDLATIKYRRDDLRLKSIQQESGEGVKEPRLVVYKDKDQNSTVSYSSSEDIRDLEMSAIDGETTNALANRNETDNEKEQGDEQVQQIRISNVFQEKGQFNSQLREITEARMKETRDLLHNKEAHHDRNVHTQSQRVTDEKIREMKDQLIRAKAYLNFAPPGSNSHLVKELRLRIKEVERAVGERTKDSELSRSALQKMRHMEASLSKASAVYPDCSAMTVKLRAMAHTTEEQVRSQKKQATYLVHLAARTTPKGLHCLAMRLTSEYFALEPEERQLPSQQKLRNLHDPNLYHYVVFSDNILACAVVVSSTVSAAAEPKKIVFHVVTDSLNFPAISMWFILNPPGKATIQIQNIDSFDWLFTKYNNPLLKQESSDSRFTFQLNHLRFYLPEIFPALDKVVLFDHDVVVQKDLTGLWHLDMKGKVVGAVQTCLKGKSSYRRMDSFLNFSDPFVAKSFDINACTWAFGLNLFDLQEWRKQNLTALYHRYLQMGSERPLWMAGSLPLGWVTFYKKTVALDRRWHITGLGYESELISMEVERAAVLHFDGIMKPWLDIAIGKYKQYWNKFVKFDHPYLQQCNIHE encoded by the exons ATGAAGCAGTTTAGACGATGCCAGAGGATTCTCATCCTCTCTCTGCTTTCCCTCTCTGTTTTAGCTCCCGTATTTTTCGTCTCCCATAGGCTCAAGAATCTCGCTTCCGTTG GGCGGAAAGAGTttattgaagatttggcgactATC aaaTATAGAAGAGATGATTTGAGACTTAAATCTATTCAACAG GAAAGTGGCGAAGGCGTGAAAGAGCCACGCCTAGTTGTTTATAAGGATAAGGATCAGAATTCTACAGTTAGTTACAGTTCATCCGAAGATATTCGTGATTTGGAGATGTCTGCAATTGATGGGGAGACGACAAATGCTTTGGCTAATAGAAACG AAACCGATAATGAGAAAGAACAAGGAGATGAACAAGTTCAGCAGATAAGGATATCGAACGTGTTTCAAGAAAAg GGGCAATTTAACTCTCAGTTGCGTGAAATAACTGAAGCAAGGATGAAAGAGACGAGAGATTTGCTACATAATAAGGAAGCTCACCATGATCGCAACGTACACACTCAGTCACAAAGAGTTACTGATGAGAAGATAAGAGAGATGAAAGATCAACTAATAAGAGCTAAAGCATACTTGAATTTTGCACCGCCAGGTAGTAATTCTCATTTAGTAAAGGAGTTGAGATTACGAATTAAAGAGGTGGAACGAGCAGTTGGTGAGCGTACGAAAGATTCAGAGTTGTCAAGGAG TGCTTTGCAGAAAATGAGACACATGGAAGCCTCATTGTCTAAAGCCAGTGCGGTGTACCCCGACTGTTCTGCTATGACTGTTAAGCTCCGTGCCATGGCTCACACAACCGAAGAGCAAGTTCGGTCGCAAAAGAAACAAGCAACATATCTTGTCCATCTTGCTGCGCGTACAACCCCGAAAGGGCTCCATTGTCTTGCTATGCGCCTCACTTCCGAATACTTCGCTTTGGAGCCAGAAGAGAGGCAGCTTCCCAGCCAACAGAAACTAAGAAACTTGCATGATCCAAACCTTTATCATTATGTTGTCTTCTCTGATAATATTCTGGCATGTGCAGTGGTTGTCAGCTCCACTGTTTCTGCAGCAGCG GAACCAAAGAAAATTGTTTTCCATGTGGTGACTGATTCCCTCAATTTCCCAGCAATCTCAATGTGGTTCATATTGAACCCTCCAGGCAAAGCTACAATCCAGATCCAGAACATAGACAGTTTTGACTGGTTGTTCACCAAGTATAACAATCCACTATTGAAGCAAGAGTCCAGTGATTCTAGATTTACTTTTCAACTCAACCACCTTCGTTTCTATCTGCCTGAGATCTTCCCTGCACTGGATAAGGTAGTACTCTTTGACCATGATGTGGTGGTACAAAAAGACCTAACTGGTCTATGGCATCTTGACATGAAGGGAAAAGTAGTTGGAGCGGTACAAACTTGTCTGAAAGGAAAATCTTCATATCGCCGGATGGACTCCTTTCTCAACTTTTCCGACCCTTTTGTAGCCAAGAGTTTTGATATCAATGCCTGCACTTGGGCATTTGGGTTGAATCTATTTGATCTACAGGAGTGGAGAAAACAAAATCTGACTGCCCTTTACCACAGATACTTACAAATG GGTTCTGAACGACCTTTGTGGATGGCTGGGAGTTTGCCCTTAGGGTGGGTTACCTTTTATAAGAAAACAGTGGCTTTGGATAGAAGATGGCATATCACTGGATTGGGTTATGAGTCTGAATTGATTAGTATGGAGGTGGAGAGAGCAGCAGTGTTACACTTCGATGGAATTATGAAGCCTTGGTTAGATATAGCAATTGGGAAGTACAAGCAATATTGGAACAAATTTGTCAAGTTTGATCACCCTTATTTGCAACAATGCAACATCCACGAATAA